The Prosthecobacter sp. genome contains the following window.
GGCCGAAGGAAAACTCCAGCTCCGCCAGCCGCACCCACGCATGCCCGTTTTCCGGCGAGAGCTCCGTGGCCCGCTGCGCCGCTTTCAATGCCTCTTCCAAGCGTGAGCGCGATTGCAGGTAATAGCTCTCCGCCAGCGCTTCCGACGCCGAAGTCAGGCTGTGCAACGACCACTCCGGTGCCTCCTCAAATCTCACTGCCGCGATCACGCGTTCCAGCGCCCGGCGCATGGAATGCTCCTTCGGCACACCGCCCAGCAGGCCCTGCGCCTCGTCCACCCGGCCCACGGCGAGCAGAATGGCCGCGTCCAAGCAGCGCCCTGCCACGCCGCCAGTGCCTGTCTGTGGCAGCAGCCCTACAGCGTGCAGCAGATCCCCCTGCGCATAGGCCGCCAGCGGCGTCGCGGCGGCAGGCGGCAGCACGGCGATGCCCGCCGAGTCCAGATCTCCTTCCGCTCCGCGCTTGGTGCTCAAAGCTGACTCCAGTTCGGCCGGATCGACCACCGCAGGATAATACAGCGCCCATTGCAGAATGTTTTTCGCCTCAATCACCGCCGTGCGCTTCGGCATCTGCCCTGGTGTCGCCTCAGCCGCCTCACCTGAGCTGATCAGCACGCTTCCCTGCGGATTGCTCACCTGCACGCTGCCTTCCAGCACTTGGTAAAACGTGCGCCCGCCCGCCCCCACGCTCACAAAAAGCTGCGTCCCGCGCAGCGCGCCGTTCGCTGCGGGGGTTTTGATATCGATCTCCCCGCTTTGCTCGCGGCTGAAGATGAACAGCGCCCCGCTGGTGAGATCCAGCTTCGGCTTGCTGTCGTCGAGCAACTGGGGCGAAATTTCAATCGTCGTCAGTTGCTCCATGCGCATCGTGTACAGGCTCGTCAGCCGCACTGTGGCCCGGCTGCGCTGCCGTGTGCGGATGCGGTCCCGTACCGCCAGCGCCTGCTCCCGTGCCGCCGGCTGCCACGCCCCCTCCGCGCCCGCCGCTGCCTGAACAATGTTCTCGATCTCGACAACCCGCGCCTCCTGTGCGTGAAGCATCGGAGTAACGGCGAGTGTGAGCACAAAAATGAGCTTAATTCCCTTCACGGCGCACATTTCTAGGTGTTTCGGATGCTTTGAGCAAGCCTGGAGACACCAGCAGTTACCATCAGCCAGCTCAAATCAGTTCCCTGCGCTTGGTATGAGTCACTGAATAGTCCCCGCCACATGATCGCCCGTACCTATTCCGCCACGCTCATCGGCGTCAACGCCGTCGAGATCGAGGTCGAGTCCCACGACGGCGGCGGCAATCCGAAGATGTTCATCGTCGGCCTGCCGGATACCTCGGTGAAGGAAAGCCGCGAGTACGTCACCGCCGCCATCAGCAGCAGCGGTTTCATCATGAACGATGCCCCACCACCGTTGTTCTGACGCGCAATCCTGACGCATTGCTGCGTGCGTGTATTGGCTGCCTATAGGCTTGGCGACATGGAGGGCATTCGCGCATCTCTGGTGAATTTACCAGACATCACGCGTCTATCACCCGGCGAGCGTGCCGTGACCGCCGGTCTGCTGTCTTTGACTGGCAAAACCGCTCAGGCCTATCAGATCGCCGAACGGATCCCTAATGTGACACTTCTGGACGAAGAGCGTGTGTTTTTGAATCGTGCCAAGTGATCCAGGGTCCGCTCGTAAAACAGTTCGCTCGTTGCGAGAGAAGATTGCAACCACGGGACGTGGTTAATGGACCTGTTCGTTACTGCCCCTCAAACCGCAGTATATATTCGCCCTCTTTCTGGAGGTGAAGGCGGTCGCGGGCGGCGGTTTCGAGATAGGCGTTGTCGTTTTTGACCCACTCCATGCGGCGCAGAAGCTTGTCGCGGTCGGCTTTGAGCGTGTCGCGTTGCTCTTTGAGCTGATCTAGTTTTGTGCGCATGGCAAGCTGCTCATCCAAGGGATTGTCACACAGGACATAGATCACTGGAACGATGAGGAGCAGCAGAACGAAGCGGGCGAGCTTGAGAAAGGCGCGCATCCAGAACTCCCAGGGAGCCTGGGGTTCGGATGCGCGCACTTCTCGGTAGTTCATCGGGTCTTAGACTTTCATGCGGCCACCAAAGATGGCGTTTTCACCAAGTTCCTGCTCGATGCGCAGGAGCTGGTTGTATTTGGCAATGCGGTCGCTGCGGCTCATGGAGCCGGTCTTGATCTGGCCGCAGTTCGTGGCGACGGCGAGGTCGGCGATGGTGTAATCTTCGGTTTCACCGGAGCGATGGCTCATGACGGCGGTGTAACCATGACGGTGAGCGAGATCGACGGCGTCGAGGGTCTCGGTGAGAGAGCCGATCTGGTTCACCTTCACGAGGATGGAGTTCGCCACGCCCAGGTCGATACCCTTCTGGAGGAATTCGACGTTGGTGACGAAAAGATCGTCGCCGACGAGCTGGGTGGTGGCACCCATTTCCTTGGTGATGATGTCCCAGCCTGCCCAGTCACCTTCAGCGCAGCCGTCTTCGATGGAGATGATCGGGAACTTCTTCTTCAGCTCGGCGTAGTAGGCCACGAGTTCGGCGGCGCTGCGCTCGGACTTGTCGGACTTCTTGAAGACGTATTTGTTCTTGGCCTTGTCGAAGAACTCGGAGGAGGCGACGTCGAGAGCGATGAAGATGTCTTCACCGAGCTTGTAGCCGGCCTTGTCCACCGCCTGGGCGATGACTTCGAGGGCGTGGTCGGCGCTCTTCAGCGTCGGGGCAAAGCCGCCTTCGTCACCGACGGCGGTGCTGAGGCCGAGATCGTGCAGGATTTTCTTCAGCGAGTGGAAGATTTCCGCGCCGTAGCGCAGCGCCTCGGAGAAGGTCGGAGCGCCTTTCGGCATGATCATGAACTCCTGGAAGTCGATCGGGGCATCGCTGTGAGCGCCGCCGTTGATGATGTTCATCATCGGGACCGGGAGCACCTTGGCGTTCGGGCCGCCGATGTACTTGTAGAAGGGCATGCCGAGCGTCGCTGCAGCAGCCTTGGCGACGGCAAGAGAGACTCCGAGAATGGCGTTCGCGCCGCACTTGGATTTCGTCTTCGTGCCATCGACTTCGAGCATTACCTTGTCGATACCGACCTGGTCAGCAGCGTCAGCGCCGATGAGGGCGTCCGCGAGTTCGTTGTTCACGGCATCCACGGCCTTGAGCACGCCCTTGCCAAGGAAACGCTTCTTGTCGCCGTCGCGCAATTCAAGAGCCTCGTGTTCGCCGGTGCTGGCACCGCTAGGAACTGCCGCACGCCCCATGGCACCGCCTTCGATGTACACATCCACTTCAACGGTGGGGTTTCCGCGTGAGTCGATGATTTCGCGTCCGATGATGCGTGCGATGTTGAGTTCGTCCATGAGAATAGATTATTTAAGTTTTGCTAATTAATTGGGATTTTTCAAGAAGGTTTCCAGAAATCTCCGGGGGAGCGGGCTTCATACACGGATGCAGCGGCCGCTCAAACGGTAGTTTAACACCCGAAGCAGGACATGAGCCATGTTCGCGTGTGCAGGAAGGAGCGGAGGAGTGAGGCGGAATGCCTCCCTCCATTCCAAACGGATTTGCCTTCATCCAAACTCACCAGCCAATCAGCCAAACAGTGCGGTGATCGGCTTGCCTTTGTCGGCGACGGTGAAGGGGCGCTTGCTGGGGCTGTAGAGCACCTGATCGAGCGGAATGCCAAGGGCGTAGGCGATGGTGGCGTTGAAATCAGGGATGGCCACGGGGTTTTCGACGGCTTTGTCGCCGCTTTCGTCGGTGGCACCATAGACCTGCCCGCCACGGATGCCGCCACCAGCCATGAGGCAGGTGAAGCCAGTCGCGTGGTGGTCGCGGCCATCATTTTGATTGATCTCGGGCGTGCGGCCAAATTCGGTGGCGAGGACGACGAGTGTATCCTGCAACATGCCACGGGATTCCAGATCCTGAAGCAGGGTGCTGAGCGCGGAGTCGAGTTCGTCGCAGAGTTCGGGCACGCGGGTGAAGTTGGCGTTGTGGGTGTCCCAACTGCCGAAGGAAACCTCGGCAAAACGCACGCCGTGCTCGACGAGGCGGCGGGCAAGAAGACACCCCTGGCCGAAACGGTCGTTGCCGTATTTGGCGCGCAGGGCGTCGGGTTCAGCGGTGAGATCAAAGGCTTTCAATTCCTCGCTCTTCATCATTTTGAGAGCGTCGTCATACATGTCGGCGTAGGCACGGACATTTTTGACGTTATAGGTGTCGGCAAACTGGCGGTCGAGCTGCTTGGCGACGCTGAGGCGGCTGTTGAAACGCTCTTCGGTGAACCATTGGTTGGTTTTGACATTGTTGATGCCGCTTTCGGGATCATTGATCATGAGTGGAGCAAAGCGGCTTTCGAAGAAGCCGGCACCGGGATGGCGGCTGTCGTTGCCGATCATGACACTGCCTGGAAGCGTGGGATTGCCACGATCCTGAAACTTTTGCAGCCACGCACCCATGGTGGGATGGCGAATGCTGCTGCGCTGAGTGTAGCTGGTGTGCTGATAATAATTGCCCTGCTCATGCGCCCCTTGCGTGGTCATCATGCTGCGGATCACGGCGAGCTTGTCCATCTGCCGGGCGATGAGCGGAATGTTGTTGGAGACACGAATGCCATCGACGTTGGTGTTGATGACCTTGGTCAACCCCATGATGTCGGTCTTTTCCGGCTTTGGGTCGAAGGTGTCGAGGTGGCTCATGCCCCCGTTCATGTACAAGTAGATGACATTGCGCGCGGTGGCGGCCTGCTTGAGCGGCGAGGTGCCGAGACCGGGGGCGGCGATCACACGGGAGGCGGCACTGACACCAAGGAAGGTCTTGGCCACACCGGAAACGAAGGCGCGGCGGGAAAGATCGTGACGGAGGGAGTTCATGAGGTGGACGAGGGTTTTGGGAGGTGCGCCCTTTAACGCAGCCTCCACGCCGACTTATCACCCGATTTGATCCTTTGTGCTACCCCGGCGCACGGCGGCCGAATTTGCGCTCCAGTTCGGCGGTGGAGATTTGCACCAGCGTGGGCCGCCCATGCGGGCAGCAGTAGGGCATTTCGCAGGCAAGAAGGTCTTTGAGCAGCCCCTGCAGTTCGGGAATGGAGAGCACGTCGTTGCTTTTGACGGAGGCACGGCAGGCGGTGGTGGCAATGGCGTCCTCGCTGAGGCGCAGTGAGGAGGACTTTGTGCTGAGGCTGCTGAGTTCTTCGATGACTTGGTCGAGCCACGCGGCAGGATCGTCGGTCTTTAAAAAAGCGGGCAGTGCCTCGGCCTTGAAGATGTTCGGGCCAAAGGGTTCGATCTCGATGCCCAGACGGCTGAGGGCGGCCTGATTTTGCTTCAGCAAATCGGCATCACGTGGTGTGGTTTGCAGGGTGACCGGCATCAGCAGTCGCTGACATGGGACACCACCCGTTTCGAGGGCGCGGCGGAACTTCTCAAAGTTCACCCGCTCATGCGCCGCGTGCTGATCCATCATCACAAGGCCTTCTTTGCTTTCCATCAGAACGTAAAGCTTCTGCAAAACGCCGATGATGCGGAAATCGGGTGGTGACGGCGAACTTTCGGGTTCGAGATCCGGTGCCGCGGCAGGTTTTTGGGCGGCCATTTGATCCTTATGCTGCGTTGCTGCCTTTGCTGAGGTGCGAATCGAAAGAGGTGTCGATTGAGAAGGTGCCGGAGTCGGCTCCAACTGGCACAAGGGGGCCGAGGAAGTTGCCACGGGCATGACGAACTGCTCTTGACGACTGATTGCAGGAGGCTGCCCGCCTGGCTTAGAGGAGGCGACGGGAGTGGGGCGCGCAGGCGCATGGCCTGTGGGCAGTTTGGTCGC
Protein-coding sequences here:
- the eno gene encoding phosphopyruvate hydratase, translating into MDELNIARIIGREIIDSRGNPTVEVDVYIEGGAMGRAAVPSGASTGEHEALELRDGDKKRFLGKGVLKAVDAVNNELADALIGADAADQVGIDKVMLEVDGTKTKSKCGANAILGVSLAVAKAAAATLGMPFYKYIGGPNAKVLPVPMMNIINGGAHSDAPIDFQEFMIMPKGAPTFSEALRYGAEIFHSLKKILHDLGLSTAVGDEGGFAPTLKSADHALEVIAQAVDKAGYKLGEDIFIALDVASSEFFDKAKNKYVFKKSDKSERSAAELVAYYAELKKKFPIISIEDGCAEGDWAGWDIITKEMGATTQLVGDDLFVTNVEFLQKGIDLGVANSILVKVNQIGSLTETLDAVDLAHRHGYTAVMSHRSGETEDYTIADLAVATNCGQIKTGSMSRSDRIAKYNQLLRIEQELGENAIFGGRMKV
- a CDS encoding septum formation initiator family protein, whose product is MNYREVRASEPQAPWEFWMRAFLKLARFVLLLLIVPVIYVLCDNPLDEQLAMRTKLDQLKEQRDTLKADRDKLLRRMEWVKNDNAYLETAARDRLHLQKEGEYILRFEGQ
- a CDS encoding magnesium chelatase domain-containing protein, with protein sequence MIARTYSATLIGVNAVEIEVESHDGGGNPKMFIVGLPDTSVKESREYVTAAISSSGFIMNDAPPPLF
- a CDS encoding DUF1501 domain-containing protein encodes the protein MNSLRHDLSRRAFVSGVAKTFLGVSAASRVIAAPGLGTSPLKQAATARNVIYLYMNGGMSHLDTFDPKPEKTDIMGLTKVINTNVDGIRVSNNIPLIARQMDKLAVIRSMMTTQGAHEQGNYYQHTSYTQRSSIRHPTMGAWLQKFQDRGNPTLPGSVMIGNDSRHPGAGFFESRFAPLMINDPESGINNVKTNQWFTEERFNSRLSVAKQLDRQFADTYNVKNVRAYADMYDDALKMMKSEELKAFDLTAEPDALRAKYGNDRFGQGCLLARRLVEHGVRFAEVSFGSWDTHNANFTRVPELCDELDSALSTLLQDLESRGMLQDTLVVLATEFGRTPEINQNDGRDHHATGFTCLMAGGGIRGGQVYGATDESGDKAVENPVAIPDFNATIAYALGIPLDQVLYSPSKRPFTVADKGKPITALFG